GAACAGCCCGGCGAACCCGCCGAGGCCGCCGCGGACCTCAGGTCGGCTGGTCTTCTCGGCTAGGGGTTTGAGGAGTTCGACGGCGCGGTCTCCGGCTTCGATGTCGACTCCGGCCGCCGCATAGGAAATGCCGCCAGATTCGGCGCGTTCGGTCATCGCGATAAAGGCTACCGTTGGCGTCCTCGCCGGGCGAACCGGTTTCCCGGGTTGCCGCCGGTACCCGAGCGTTCCCGCCGGAGTTCTGCGGTGCGGGACACGGGGCACCGCCGACTGTGCGACCGTTTACGGACATGACAATTACTCGCCGGGCAGTGGGGCGCTCCTGGCGGCGGCAGTGCCCGACCCCGGTTGCGGGTTTGCCTGGCCGCTAAACCGGCGATCCTGCGGAGGTGCCCGACACGATCCGCTGCCTGGTGACCGGGGCAACCGGTTACATCGGCGGCCGACTCATCCCCGCACTGCTGGACCGAGGACTGTCGGTGCGCGCCCTGGCCCGCACCCCCGCCAAGCTGGACGGCGCGCCGTGGCGCGACTGGGTCGAGGTGGCCCGGGGCGACCTCGCCGACCCGGACTCGCTGCGCGCCGCGTTCGACGGCGTCGACGTCGTCTACTACCTGGTGCACTCGATGGGCGGCTCCGACGACTTCGTCACCGAGGAGGCCCGCTCGGCGCGCAACGTGGTGGCCGCGGCGCGCGACGCCGGGGTCGACCGCATCGTGTATCTGGGTGGCCTGCACCCGTCGGGCGTCACGCTGTCGCCGCATCTGCGCTCGCGCGCCGCGGTCGGCGACATCCTGATCGGCTCCGGCATCGAGACCGTGGTGCTGCAGGCCGGGATCGTGATCGGCTCCGGTTCGGCCTCGTTCGAGATGATCCGGCACCTGACCAACCGGTTGCCGGCGATGACGACCCCGAAGTGGGTGCACAACCGGATCCAGCCGATCGCGATCGACGACGCGCTGTACTACCTCGCCGAGGCGGCCACCGCGCCGGTGCCGGCGTCGCGCGCCTGGGACATCGGCGGGCCGGATGTGTTCGAGTACGGCGAGGCCATGCAGATCTATGCCGAGGTGGCCGGGCTGCGGCGCCGGTTGATCGTGGTATTGCCTTGGCTCACACCGACAATCGCGAGTTGGTGGATCGGGTTGGTGACGCCGATGCCCCCGGGGCTGGCCCGTCCGCTGATCGAGTCGCTGGAGTGCGATGCGGTGATGGGCGACCACGACATCGACTCGGTGATCCCGCCGCCGCGCGGCGGGCCGACCGGCTACCGCGACGCGGTGGCCGAGGCGCTGCGCACCGGGCCGCTGCCCAGCGATCCGCAGTGGGCGCACGTGGGGCGTTGAGTCAGGGGCGACGCAGCGCCGAGGCGTTGTCGTTGTCGGCCTGCACCGGGATCCCGGTCCGCGCCGCGGAGGCCAGCATGTGCTCGATGACGTTCTTGCCCAGCGCGGTCTCGCCCGGCAGTTCGATCGGGTAGTTGCCGTCGAAGCAGGCCATGCACAGCCGGGAGGCCGGCTGCTCGGTGGCCGCGATCATGCCCTGCTGGCTCAGGTAGGCCAGGGTGTCGGCGCCGATCGCGTGGCGCACCGCCTCGACCATCTCGCTGCCGTCCTCCACCGCGTTGGCGATGAGCTCGGCCGGCGTGGCGAAGTCGATGCCGTAGAAGCACGGCCACTTCACCGGCGGGGAGGCGATGCGCACATGCACCTCGACCGCGCCGGCCTCGCGCAGCATCCGTACCAGCGCGCGCTGGGTGTTGCCGCGGACGATCGAGTCGTCGACGACGATCAGCCGCTTGCCCCGGATGACCTCCTTGAGCGGGTTGAGCTTCAGCCGGATGCCGAGCTGACGGATGGTCTGCGACGGCTGGATGAAGGTGCGTCCGACGTAGGAGTTCTTGGTCAGGCCCTGACCGAACGGGATGCCCGACTCCTGTGCGTAGCCGACCGCCGCGGGGGTGCCGGACTCCGGCACGCCGATCACCAGGTCGGCGTCGACCGGCTTCTCCCGCGCCAGCTGGCGGCCGATGTCGACGCGCGCCTTGTGCACCGAACGGCCGGCGATCACGCTGTCCGGCCGCGCCAGGTACACGTACTCGAAGACGCAGCCCTTGGGGTTCGGGTTGGCGAACCGGGTGGAACGCACCCCGTCGGCGTCGATGGCCAACAGCTCCCCGGGCTCGATGTCCCGGACGAACGAGGCGCCGACGATGTCGAGCGCGGCGGTCTCCGACGCCACCACCCAGCCGCGGTCCAGCCGGCCCAGCGACAACGGCCGCACCCCGTACGGGTCGCGGGCGGCGTAGAGCGTGTTCTC
The window above is part of the Mycolicibacterium hassiacum DSM 44199 genome. Proteins encoded here:
- a CDS encoding NAD(P)H-binding protein — translated: MPDTIRCLVTGATGYIGGRLIPALLDRGLSVRALARTPAKLDGAPWRDWVEVARGDLADPDSLRAAFDGVDVVYYLVHSMGGSDDFVTEEARSARNVVAAARDAGVDRIVYLGGLHPSGVTLSPHLRSRAAVGDILIGSGIETVVLQAGIVIGSGSASFEMIRHLTNRLPAMTTPKWVHNRIQPIAIDDALYYLAEAATAPVPASRAWDIGGPDVFEYGEAMQIYAEVAGLRRRLIVVLPWLTPTIASWWIGLVTPMPPGLARPLIESLECDAVMGDHDIDSVIPPPRGGPTGYRDAVAEALRTGPLPSDPQWAHVGR
- the purF gene encoding amidophosphoribosyltransferase, producing the protein MTGPQPDPEPREECGVFGVWAPGEEVAKLTYYGLYALQHRGQEAAGIAVGDGSQVLVFKDLGLVSQVFDEPTLAAMHGHVAIGHCRYSTTGSTTWENAQPVFRNTSAGTGVALGHNGNLVNTAELASRAREMGLIDVRNGRAATTDSDILGALLAHGAADSTVERAALELLPTVRGAFCLTFMDENTLYAARDPYGVRPLSLGRLDRGWVVASETAALDIVGASFVRDIEPGELLAIDADGVRSTRFANPNPKGCVFEYVYLARPDSVIAGRSVHKARVDIGRQLAREKPVDADLVIGVPESGTPAAVGYAQESGIPFGQGLTKNSYVGRTFIQPSQTIRQLGIRLKLNPLKEVIRGKRLIVVDDSIVRGNTQRALVRMLREAGAVEVHVRIASPPVKWPCFYGIDFATPAELIANAVEDGSEMVEAVRHAIGADTLAYLSQQGMIAATEQPASRLCMACFDGNYPIELPGETALGKNVIEHMLASAARTGIPVQADNDNASALRRP